GGTGGTggccggtggtggtggttagATTTGGGGCAGGTATATGGGTAAATGTTGAATGAGGGGGTAAATAAAGAAGGACATATAGGTAAATGATTGAGacggttttgagtaatatggggcggtaaatagtaagcccctAATCTTACTAAGTGCGTGAATCTTTCTAAATTGTGACACGTGAACATTTACTGCTAATTAGTCAAGCAATAATGTTCTTTTTGTCCATGTAAATTTGTTCGGCTATACTTAAATAACACATGCCTCTTAATACATAAAGCAATTTATAAGATAATAATACAAGTAATATCTACCAATGATGTTTTAACCTAATAGTTAAGATTAAGgacctgtgtacaataggtttCAGGTTCGAGTCTCCCCGCCCCCGTTTGTAATTTATATAAAATCGTCGCAGAAAAACCCTTTTGCATAAATGAATTGTTACTTTGGTGTTTGAAATATGTgagactttttatttatttattattaatgcaACGAAGTTGTTTTATATTTAAGACCCCAGTTTAAAATTTAagaccacttttgtatttattactttataaattttttattttaaattactatctTAAATttccaatttttattttatttactactACTTTAcatttttctaattttaaaattaaaatatctctttcgtttcttaatcgtttaaagaggttcaaagttcattattttcctatttctatatggatttcattgagaacaaGACGATTATACTCTTACAGTTTAATAATAATAACGACATTTCAagttgtgtgtgttgttgttataTCGACTTAACAAGACGATTATACTCTTACAGTTTTCCCGTGCTAATCAGACTAGTtacaaattaaataaattacacgatttagcttttatttttactttcccACGTGTATAAGACTAGTCATTCATAGAAGGGATGTGAAAGAGATGTTCACTTTAAATAATActcaaaaattattatttattaagatTAGTAATAAACGTAGATATATAACAATAATTCACAAAAACATAAGAAAGAAGAGGAAACATAACATTATTATTCAATCTGAAACCATAATTTTATTGGATGCCGCTGGAGTGTGGAGAACCGGCCATGGTGCCTTGAGCCAGCTGCCGGAATGTTGAACACCGGCCGGAGTAGGCGTTTGGAGGGTTAGTTGTTGCAATCATACCATAAACCCCCAAAAAAACTTTCACAACACAAAGCAGGCTGAGTTGGGGTGATGCCTGGCACATTCAATCTTCCAATATGACATTCGTGCCCTTCGCAACAGTCACTATTAGTACTACACCCATAACCTCTCAGGGTGCATGATTGCCCTAAAGCCATTTCTGCAAAATTACAACACCAATATTAATAACTAACCTACTtaatactacctctgtttcaaaatgatttttactGTTattatttgcaaaaatattaagacaaaagagGAATATAGTGTGAAAACTAAAAAGGTAagtgaatataaaaaaaatatggttaaaataagataaatttgtaaaaaaaaaaggtggaTGGGTggtaagataaaaaaaaataaaaaaaaataagagaaaatgagtGGAAAATTGTAAACGGTGTGGGGGTAATTAAGAAGGGGtaagataataaattttcatgtccaaaaatagtatAAAGAACAATGTAAacaacattatgaaacagacaaaacgaaaagtgtaaagatTTTTTAAAGGAtgtaatatataataatatgtAAGATCGAGTTTAATTGACATTTGTAATAACCTGATGCCATTAGGATTAGCAGTAATCCGAAGATGATTGGCTTCAAATATTTAATCGAGTGAGATGCCATTTTCGTATAGTAATTAACTGCTTTGCTTGTTTGTTTGGAAGATAGTTTAGCAAATAAATAGGAAATTGGTTGGTTCAAAAATGAATGTACATAATTTGCTATTTATATTGTCTTTTTTATACGGTAAGATCAGTCAATTTACTATTGTTTTTAGTTAGCAACTAGTACTGTATTAGAGTAATAATACATACATTACCGTGAGAAGAAATTAAAAATACTAATAAAACTTGACCGATAATAATATCCACTTATTTTATCTCCTATATGAAGAACAATGCAAGGTATGAATGGAAGATAGTATTTGACATGGTCGCttaaatatatttttgtttaaaatacAATCAGATGCTTAAGTGTACGCAATTAATGTGCTAATCCGATCCCATCAAACTATCATATATAGTACGTACAATCAGATGCTTAAGTGTACGCAATTAAAAGGTGTATATAATAAAGTATGCGTGCTACGTGTCACCCTGTTTTAGCATTAGAACCATGCCACGTCACATATTTAGCAAGTATTATGACAACAAAAATATGTTAATACAAAGATTCGAACATGTGACCAACAAGTTAGCCAAGTATTTGTTGTGCTTTATTACACTATATAAATATACTTAACTTTAAAGATGAGTGATTAATTCTAGTACTCTTATCACGATGCAATAATTATATAAGACACTTTAAATTTTGTTAAAGAAATAACTAGCAACTTtagttttgtggttttttaatatatattttttccatttgCGAAACATAAAAACAATTTTCTTTTACACaagtttttttataaaaaaaaaggttgaaCATACATATATTATTCAAAGTAGCATCCCGAGGCATAGCTCGGGCAACACACtagttttttattattattattattattactagtcAATGGTACGTGCGTTGCACGTGATATTTAAAAACGTACTTCCTTCATTATTTATTTAGATgacacaactttttttttatcatgtTTTCCAATGTAATATTTCAATTACTAATGTTGTTGTACttgcaccattttgactttttatACTATTTACACAATTTAGTTTGACCATATTTCATTTTTAGTAAGTAAAAagaaatgttagtatatattttcaaaatattaacaatttataagtttttataatatatattttaaagatattagtggtcaaattatgcattgacaagcgtgtgcAGTCAAATTGTGATAAGTAATTTGGGATGAGGGCGTGCATTTCACTTTCTACTCTGTACTCCTTAGCCACATGGACATATGCAATGACCCTATGTGTCTAGAAGCATTAAGGTCCAACATACCTATAATAGAAAATATTGATGGTCCAATTATGGACTTAACCAAGTAGGCGCTATTGGACCTGGATGGCGCAAACTCGTAGTCCTTTCACTGACAGGAGAaggaggttttcgttgctctgtGAAACCAGCCTCACGCGGTCCCCTCCACTTTAGGACCCATGAAGTTCGAGCCTTCGCTCAACCCACATGGACCAACTACCAACTTGgagtaaaaaatattttaatctcatgaataattatttaaaaaaaaacaatattaaCTAAGGAAAAAAAAGTGATGGTCCAATTATGGACTTAACCAAGCAGGCGCTATTGGACCTGGATGGCGCAAACTCGTAGTCCTTCCACTGACAGGAGAGGGAGGCTTTCGTTGCACTGTAAACCAGCCTCACGCGGTCCCCTCCACTTTAGGACCCATGAAGTTCGAGCCTTCGCTCAAACCACATGGACCAACTCCCAACTTGGATAGGGCGAGCCAGCATTAAGCAACCCGAAGGTCCGGCCCAATTGGCTGAGAACGTGTCCCATCACATTAGTGCCCCTACTTAGGTTACAAGCTCACGTTACTGAACTCGGCAAGCCATTATTGACTGTACTCATATATAAACCAATTCAAAACTGATATCGGTCTCGATGTGGGATTTCTTTAACCCTCTCATTTACAATTCGCTCTATCTTATTTGCATTGGTTTAGAACTTTAAATAGGTATGCAGCGTATGCTGCTTTAGCATAAAATTAGCAACTGCATTGAGCTTCCCCTGTAAACTGCTCTAGTGGGTGGATGGATTAACATACAATGACGGATGTTATCCCCATTAATTGCTCTATCTTTGTCTTCTATAAGCTTCGCCCCTTCCCCTTGTTAATTAGCCCAACTATTTTGATTTTGGAGCTTTATTCACAAGTTGCATTATCTCTAACAAGCACTTCATCCTAAATCTCGCTACCCCTAATCGATTTTTTCCCTCTGCTCGAACTTTCAACTAAAGCACTGCCCCAACAAAGTCCCACAATAACTATGACAATGGCTCAGAAGCCACCCGCTCGCCTCTATTAAAATTTGGCAAAAGCATACATCAAGAAACAAATACTTTGTATTATCACATATTCTAATGGATCTTTATAATAAGGTGAAATTTACTCTAGTTTCTGTATTTTTCATGAACAAAACTGTATCATTCTAACATGTATATTCTCTAGGCAAGAATCATTCATCTATGGTTATACTAGAAAGAGAATCTGAATCAGTGTCACGGTCTTCAAGTCCACCATATGCAGGGCCATCTGGATTGACCACACGACGTATGGGAGCAGCTGGATTCACGGGGCCAACCATAGCACTCGAACTAGCACCATTTCTTTCTGCTGCGTTTCTTGTGCTAGAGTTGGGGATGAGTCTCCCTTGCTCTTCCATGGATTCACGAGCAGCTTTTTCCTTAGCTCTTTTGGCTCTTTCGAGCACATCCTCCTGCAGAAAAATACAAGTGTCAGAGACTGCGCTCTTTGTGTGGTAATTTCATGAATTTCACTTACAAAGATATGGCTGGGAATGCTCCTTCATTTTGATACTAGAGAGTAGTTCGTTCCTCACCTGAAATTCTTGAACTTGCTTTTGTTGCTCAGCTTGCAACCTGCCCACGGTGCTCAGAAATTCACCAACTGTAGATTCAATTCTTTCAGTCAGTGCTTCACCAAGAGCTTTCCCTAGGAAAAAGGCATCAAGGACAGTTTTACTGTCATTTTCACCTGCAAGATTCAGTACCTCAGAGATCAAAAACATGGCTGAAGAAGGCAACAGTAAAACACGAACACTAACAAATATAGGCATGATGCCTCATCTAAGTTACATTAGCATCTTTCATACCTTAAATGAACTACTGAATTCACAACAAATGTATCAAGCTAATGAACCTTTGCCTGATATGTGGTCTTAAGATGTCAATACAAAATTTCACCAACTTTCAATGGATGAGAACAAGACATCATATGCAAACTACGTGAACTTTTCTTAGAACTATCGGGTCTTCAGATGACTGATCGCCTTGTTCTCTTTTGATTACAGTGTCCcacataaattaaatatttgaatATCCCCTCAAAAATCAGTTAAACATTAAGATACTACCGGAGTACAGAGTACTTGACAAAGAAAATAGTACTACACTACTATGTATGAACCAGAGATAAGGAGAGGCATATATATcccaatttaaaatcaaatgcATAGCTTTCCTGCAGGATTAGATCTAGCCAACATATATTACCTTCTAAATTTATCAGCATGGAATTTCAACAGAGCCTAAGTTCATCTCCAACGGGAGGCTCAAATAGGggaagaaaaggagaaaaaGTCTTGCTAAAGAAGAGCCCCTTCATTGGACGAGTTATCAAAAATGACAacagttattattttttataactcTTTACAAAGGGGTCTTTTCCTCTAAAggaaagtttgttttaaaacaaaatctGAAATATTCATTCATTAATAAATGAAAAATTTAAGAGATACCATTAGGTGTTTGAGTTTCAAAAGGGGTTTCAAAAAAGAAGCAATTATGAAAGGTTTTTGAGTACCAAATGAAGGTTCACCAATGGTGATGCTCTAATAACCAATGCTACTAGTCATGTACTAGACGTAATTAATGAAGTTGATATTGTAAGGATATCTAAGAAGAATGGGGAAGAGGATATGTTTACATCCAGATTCCTAGCCCAAATATCTCAATTGCATGACATTAGGAACTCAGTCACAAGAAAATTCGGGCAGAAGTATAAAAATTGCTAACCCAACAATCCAAGCGACTTAACCAATCTTCACGAAAATAAGAAATTTATAATAGACGTCAGTACTTCACTTTAAGAGTGAAACTTCATAAAGTTAGAAACCATGAGATATAAAATACAAACTATATTTCAGATATTACAACATTCAAACACCTAAACTGGACAGTTAACACTTAACAGCACTGATGACCATTTTAACAACTGCCCCTAGGATATGATTTTAAGATGATACTGTTTGAGAAATAAATTGACAATAACTCAAGTTTCAGTTGCAAGGAAAGTTCTTGCCAAGTTGCCAATTTGGTGCTAAATCATCCCAGTTTGAGACCCTTTACTGCAACATCGTTAGTAAAATGTTCTATTCATTCAACCAACAAAATACACTCCATTGACAACAATAACTTGTGCACTGATTTTTAGTTTCAATATTTTCTATGAACAGAGACCAATTAGCTTCTTTTGTTGAGGTTTCAGCAGGATGTTTGTATAGACAGCTGACACCTACTAAGCCTCCGCGGATCTACTTTCCACAAACACCAAGCAATCTACTTATTCATAAAGATCTATCTGACCTCGAAATAATTAGCAAAGGTTTACAAGTACTTCCGTATCCTTCTCATAATCTCATGTACTCATCCCCTATGAATTACACTTAACTAACCATATACTTCGTATCGTTGCATCGTCATGGCTGGAACTACAAACCTAGCCTCTTAGAAACTACTAGAAATCATAGATGAGAACTAATAGAGCAAAATTCATGAAACATACAAGAGATAAACCCATCAACATTCTGAGTCACTTCCATACAAGCAACCACTGGCACCAACATGCTAAGTCACTTCAATCAAAAACCATCTTTCGATGTAAGAATGGGGTTTTCACTCCTCAACACCTCCTCAGTAGATAAACCCCAAGCTCTGAAGCTCAATATATTCTCCCCAAAACGTCTTATGCAAACCACTTGCAAGTTGCTTTCAAATTCTTGATTGAATGAACTCGAATCAGATCCCGGCCTGAGACTCAAAACTTTTAATAAATTTCTAAGTTCTTTGGTATGTTAGTATTAGACATCGGGTCCAAGTCCGTTCGACTAGTACATAACTAAAGTGGTAAACAACATGCTAATTGCTAAACAATTGCTCCtgtttcaaatttccaatactCAAGGAAGGTGATTAAATCATAGTGTGATTCATAGGCATACTACTTCAGTTGTTTTTTTTTACTCATTTCAGCAATTCATAATCACTCCAAACAACAAGCTCAATTCCTCAACACAAACTATAGTTCACCCATCAACAAATTCACCGAAACTACCCAGATTAACTCAAACCCAATTCTTCAATTTCAACAGAAAGATCAAATTCCAAAGCACAATCCATTTCAATGAATAATTCAAACCCAATTCGTCAATTTCAGCAGAATAATCAAAGcacaattaatttaaataaataactcaaaCCAAGTTCGTCAAATTCAGCagaaatcaacatattaatgcaCAACCCTTCTCAATGAAACATCATGAACACAAAATTGAGTGCAAAAAAGAGCGAGAAACTAACCAGCGCCAGGGGAATTGCTGCAGTAAATGGGTTTTGGGGATTGAGAACGAGAGGAGAAGGAAAGTTGTGGAAAAGTAGGAAGATGATTGTGTCGGTAATTAGCAATCAAAAGTGATGGAAATTGGGAGTTTGAGCAAATTGTACGATTTTGAAAAAGGGAGTTTAATGGTGAACAAGAAGTAGATTGCTGGGTAACTGAAGATGAAACTCCACCTACCATCATTTCTGAGTCTTTTTTTTGGTGCTAATTTCTGAGTCTGTTGCAAAGTTCTACAAATTTTTATGGTTCTACCAAGTACCAACGGTTCAAGTGTTCAACAAAtctcttgatttttctttttggtttttGTTCACTACCCCTCTTGTATTGGTGTACAAGTTAGTGCCTTACAATCTTACATAGTTACGTCAGCTTGTGAATCgtaattttcattttctttgAGGCTGTGTAAAGTGTAATAAGGAATTCTAAATCTTGAGTGGTTTGTGTCCATATGATACAAAATTTAACAATGGATATGAAGTTCTGTTAATGTATGTCTGATTTTATCATTTGAATAAATGATGACAAaagtttatttatcaaattGTATATTACTTTCGTTCCTTAATGTTttttacgcttactatttgcacggactccaatgcaatatttaaccacTAATATATCAAATTCCGTATGTGAAAAAAAtgataaaagttgatattctgaaaatatataccgatatcaatctaacaagatcttacatgataaaGTTTTGATGTATaaaatagtgagaatttacggtcaaaattTTCATACGTAGGACACATATTCTaaggcgtaaagaacttttagaaaCGGAGGTAGACACTCACTTTAatcttatacttcgtatatttttttaaaaaaaaactcactttccTTATCttaaatatacttcctccgattcTTTATAGTTGCAACATAGTGGaatttgcactattcacataatctaCTTTGCTTATTTTTTATGATCTATGCTTTAGGAAAAACATATtgatgtgggatcttgttagattcatcttaatgtatattttgcgaaaatcaattttttagaatttttactTATCGGTAACTAAATATATCATTTGTTCAAGatatgcattggcaagcgtgaaaagcaaagtgttgcaactaaaaagaaaagtgtTCAAGATATGTAATCCGTTATGATTTTCTTGCTTCTCGCCTGCAAATGAGCACACTGCAGGTCAAGATTATGTCGAAGACATGTATTGTCTCCTCTAGCTCTTCTTTTCTTGCATGCTCTTGATGATTTCAATGTTCTTTGCAATGTTGATGCTCTCTCTTTCACCACTGGATCTTTTGCCCACCGGATAATGAAAACTCTGGCAACGTGTTACTTTGGTGTCATCGAGAAAAACCTCGTTGCTAGGTACATGCTAAGCCCAAGACATGTTGTTGTTCTCAGTTGTATCCTGATGGCTTGGGGAAGATGATAAACCATCGTCAATTCCGCTATGTGTTGTGCTATACGCTCTAGGTACCTTTGTTATCTGAAGGTAGTTTCTTCCTGAGTTACAATGCTCATATGATGGACCAATGAAGATATCACGTTGTCCACTGTTCTACCGAAGTGGGTGTGAAGTTCAGATATAATTTGGTTTCCACTCCTTCTTTGGTTTCATCGATCAACAaaatatcatctgcaaacatcaagcACCAGGGTATACCATCTTGAATCGTCCATGACTATAGAAAAAAGGAATGGGCTAAGCGCAAACCTTGATGTACTCCAATCGTAATGGGAAATTCttcggtcttaccaacactagttcgcacactcgtgctaactccctcatacatgtccttgatgatatcaatatacttcctcGAAATTCCTTTCATAGCTACTTAATTCCCACCAAGGAATTTCCCTCGGTACCTTGTCATACGCCTTCTCCAAATCAATGAACACCATATGTAAATCCTTCTTCTTATCTCGATAATTCTTCATTAGTTTTCTTATAAGATGAATGGCCTCCATAGTCAATCTCCCGGGCATAAACCCAAACTGATTCTCCAAATTCTTCACACTTCTCCTCAACCTTTGCTAAAAAATTCTCTCCCAAAGTTTCACAATATGACTCATTAATTTGATTCCCCGATAGTTGGCACAATCTTGGACGTCACCCTTGTTCTTGTACAAGGGGATGATAGTACTTTTCCTCCACTCAAATGGCATCGTATTACTTCCCCAAATCTTGTTGAGaagagttgttaaccatacAACCCCTCTCCCTCCAAGGCATCTCCAGACTTCGATAGGTATGCCATCGGGCCCACTGTTCTCTTGCGTCCCATCTTTTTCAATGCCACTTCGACTTATCTCTTTTGAATTCTTCGCATAAAGTCTATGTTAACCATATCCCGAGGGATATTTGTATCTTCAATATCGCGCCCTTGATCCCCGTTAAACAAGTTATCAAAGCAAAACCTCCATCAATCCTTTATTTCCTTATCTGCCACCAAATTTTTTTGATCAACATCTTTCACACATTTAATCCTACCGATGTCTTGCGTCTTTCTATCTCTCATTCGGGCAAGTCTATAGATGTCATTTTCCCCTTCTTTTGTATCCAATCTTGCGTAAAGATCCTGATTCACCTTTGCTCTAGCCTCCCTTACGGTCTTCTTTGCTTCCCTTTTAGCCTCCGTGTACTTCTCGTAGTTCTCACCACTTCTACATTTTTCCAACTCTTTATAGCATTCTCGTTTGCTCTTTATAGCTTGTTGCACATCTTAGTTCCACCAAGATGTGTCCTTACTTGGTGGCATGCATCCTTTAGATTGTCCTAGGACCTCTTTCGTCACATCCTTTAAGGTGTGCTACATTCTTATCCATAGTGAGTCTATCTCCAAATCCATATCACCGTCTCAAATACCTTCACTCACTAACTTTTCTAGAATTTTAGTTGTTGCTCCCCTTGAAGTTTCCA
This Spinacia oleracea cultivar Varoflay chromosome 6, BTI_SOV_V1, whole genome shotgun sequence DNA region includes the following protein-coding sequences:
- the LOC110788788 gene encoding uncharacterized protein → MMVGGVSSSVTQQSTSCSPLNSLFQNRTICSNSQFPSLLIANYRHNHLPTFPQLSFSSRSQSPKPIYCSNSPGAGENDSKTVLDAFFLGKALGEALTERIESTVGEFLSTVGRLQAEQQKQVQEFQEDVLERAKRAKEKAARESMEEQGRLIPNSSTRNAAERNGASSSAMVGPVNPAAPIRRVVNPDGPAYGGLEDRDTDSDSLSSITIDE